One part of the Pseudoliparis swirei isolate HS2019 ecotype Mariana Trench chromosome 6, NWPU_hadal_v1, whole genome shotgun sequence genome encodes these proteins:
- the tmem86a gene encoding lysoplasmalogenase-like protein TMEM86A, whose product MVSPVTVVKSEGPKLLPFFKATCVYFFLWLPASSPSWFSALIKCLPIFCLWVFLLAHGFSFLGAHSSARKILAGLIFSALGDSFLIWQEQGYFVHGLLMFAITHILYSSAFGMKPVNASAGLVITAVSSLSYMLLYPYLAGPFTYLVAVYVALIGFMGWRAIAALQLANDLWTWTKLSACLGSMLFMVSDLTIAVNKFCFPVPYSRVIIMATYYAAQMLIALSVVECQDAEVARKRT is encoded by the exons ATGGTTTCCCCGGTAACAGTG GTCAAGAGTGAAGGCCCAAAGCTGTTGCCATTCTTCAAGGCAACCTGTGTATACTTTTTCCTGTGGCTGCCGGCTTCAAGCCCATCGTGGTTCAGCGCACTGATCAAATGTCTACCCATCTTCTGCCTCTGGGTGTTTTTATTGGCTCACGGGTTCAGCTTCCTCGGCGCTCACTCCAGTGCCCGCAAGATCTTGGCCGGCCTCATCTTTTCTGCTCTGGGTGATTCCTTTCTCATCTGGCAGGAGCAGGGCTACTTTGTCCACG GCCTCCTGATGTTCGCCATCACCCACATCCTCTACTCGTCTGCCTTCGGGATGAAGCCCGTGAACGCGTCTGCCGGCCTGGTGATCACTGCCGTGTCCTCTCTGAGCTACATGCTGCTGTACCCCTACCTGGCCGGCCCCTTCACCTACCTGGTGGCCGTCTACGTGGCTCTGATCGGCTTCATGGGCTGGAGGGCCATCGCGGCCCTGCAGCTGGCCAACGACCTCTGGACCTGGACCAAGCTGTCGGCGTGCCTGGGTTCAATGCTCTTCATGGTCTCCGACCTCACCATCGCCGTCAACAAGTTCTGCTTCCCCGTGCCCTATTCGCGCGTCATCATCATGGCCACTTACTACGCCGCCCAGATGCTGATAGCGCTGTCGGTGGTCGAGTGCCAGGACGCGGAGGTGGCCAGGAAGAGAACGTGA